TGTAGTTGCCGAAGGGCGGGCGCATCAGCGTCGGGCGCGTCCCGAACCGCTTCTCCAGGCGTTCCTGCTGGCCGCATATCTCGTGTTTCTGCGCCGCGAAGGACAGCGTGCGCAGGTTCGGGTGCGTCAGCGTGTGGTTGTTGATCGTGCTTGCCGAGCCGTTGTCGCGGAGCTTCTCGAAGTGCCCGTAGTCCGCGGAGGCCACGTTGTCGGTGAGGAACATCGAGATCGGCAGCTTCAGGTCGGCCGCCATCTCCAGGAACTCGGGGTCCTTCTCCGCGCCGTCGTCGAAGGTCAGGAAGACGACCTTGTCGTCGGGCGCCACGGGTATTCGGTCCACCACCGGCGCCCTGCCCGGGCCCGCCGTCGGCAGCTGCGGCTTCCGGGCGGGCTTGGGCGCGTACGCGACGGGGGCCTCCAGGCCCCACTTGCGGTACGCCTCGTCCGAGGCGGTCCCGGCCGCCCCGGACGGCGTCCCCGAGGGGGCCGCCGAGGGTGTGCCGGAGCCGGGCTCCGGCGCCTCCTGCGTGGTCTTGCGGCCCAGTCGTTCGATCGGGTCCACGCTGTCCCCGCACCCCGTCAGGGACAGCGCGAGCGCGCCGGCCGCCAGCGTTCCGGCTACCAACCGGCGCGCGTACTTCACAGATAGTCCTCCAGGCGTGCCACGGCGTACCCCTTGTCCGTGACGGTCTTCATGACCTGACGGATCATGTCAGGCATCGTGCCCTTCCAGTCTTCCTTGCCCCGGAAGTGGGTCAGGATGATGTCGCCGGGGTGCAGGTCGCGGTCCCATTCCCGGTAGTCCATCCGGTTGGTGAACGCCTCGGCGTTCCACAGCGGGACGGCCTTGATGCCGCAGGACTTCGCCGCGCGCAGGGTGTCCTGGTTGTAGTTGCCGTAGGGCGGCCGGAAGAGCGTGGGGCGCTTGCCGAACACCTTCTGCAGGGTGTCCTGCTGCCCGCAGATCTCCTCGCGCTGCTTGTCGTAGGAGAGCGCCGGCATGTAGCGGTGGTTGAGCGTGTGGTTGTTCAGGGTGACGCCGGCGGCCTGCATCTCCTTGAAGTACGGGTAGTTGTCGTTGACGACGTAGTCGCTGAGGAACGCCGTGTACGGGATCTTCAGCTCCTTCATCATCTTCAGGAACTCGGGGTCCTTCTCCGCGCCGTCGTCGATCGTCAGGAAGACGACCTTGTCCTCGGTGGGGATGGTGGTGAAGACCGGCGGGTACTCCTCCTGGTCCTCGACCTCGAAGCCGTCCCGGGTGCTGATCTCGGGCTTCTCCTTGGGCGCCGGGGGCGCCGTCAGCGGCGTCTTGAGCAGACGCCACTTCTTGGCGGCGACCACGCGCGCCTGCTGGGCCGCCTTGGCCTTCTCGGCGGCGCCGAGCGCGCCGGCCGCGCCCGCGGCCTTCTCGGCCTTGGCCTTCTCCGCCTTGTCCGGGGCCCCGGAGTCGGCGGAGCCGCACGCCGTCCCGAGGGCGGCGACCAGCAGGGCGGCCACGGCCACCCCGAACCGGCTGCGCGGACCCGCCGCGTACCGGTGACCGTGTTGCGTCTTATCTTCCTTTTGTCCGACTAGCTGCATAGCAGCGCATCCTGGCAGCAGACACGCGGCCTTCCCCGGAAGACACCGCGCGCCGCGTCCCGTCTTCCACCGACTGGCCCACACCCCCGGGCGGCCGCCCCACCGACCCGCCGCCGCCCGCCGCCCCCGCCGCCCGTCCGCCCCCCGCGCGCGGTCGCCGACAATGGACCCCGTGACCCCCGAAGACTTCGCCGCCCTCCTCACCCCCGAGGGCACCGCCCTCCTCGACGCGCTCCGCGACCACGACCCCGCCCGGGAACTGGCCCTGGCCACCCGGCTGCGGCGCGACCACCCCGCCGCCCTGGTCTCCGCCGCGCTCGGGCAGGCCCGGCTGCGGCAGCGGGCGGTGGCGAAGTTCGGCGCGCAGGACGCCTTCCGGATGTACTTCACCTCCGGCGGCGGCGAGATGGCCACCCGCGCCTCCGTTGCGGCCCACCGCGCCGAGCGGTTCGCCGCCCTGGGCGTGCGCAGCGTGGCCGACCTGTGCTGCGGCATCGGCGGGGACGCCCTCGCCCTGGCGCGGCTCGGGATCCGGGTGCTGGCGGTGGACCGCGATCCGCTGACCGTGGCCGTCGCGCGGGCCAACGCGCGGGCACTGGGCCTGGCGGACCTGATCGAGGTGCGGGAGGCGGACGTCACGGACGTGGACGTGTCCGCGTACGACGCCGTCTTCGTCGACCCGGCCCGGCGGGGCGGGCGCGGGCGGGTCTTCGACCCCGAGGGCTACTCGCCGCCGCTGTCCTGGGCGGTGCGGACGGCCCGTACGGCCCGGTACGCAGCGATCAAGATCGCGCCCGGCATCCCGCACGATGCGGTGCCCGCCGAGGCCGAGGCCGAGTGGATCTCCGACCAGGGCGACGTGAAGGAGGCCGTGCTCTGGTTCGGGACGGCGCCCGGGACCGTCCGCGCCACCCTGCTGCCCGGGCCGCGCGCGCTGCACACCGCCGACCCGCTGCCGGATCCCGCGGCGGGCCCGGTGGGGCGCTGGCTGTACGAGCCGGACGGCGCCGTGATCCGCGCCCACCTGGTCGCCGAGGTCGCCGCGCAGCTGGACGGCCGGCTCATCGACCCGACCATCGCCTACGTCACGGCCGACGCACTGCGCGCGACCCCGTACGCGACGGCGTACGAGATCACGGACGTGCTGCCCTTCGGCCTGAAGAAACTGAAGGCGCTGCTGCGCGAGCGCGGGGTCGGCATCCTGACGGTGAAGAAACGGGGCTCCGCGATCGAGCCGGAGGAGCTGCGCCGGAAGGTCAAGCCGCAGGGGCCGAACTCGGCGACGGTGTTCCTGACCCGGGTCGCGGGCGCCCCCTCGATGCTGATCGGCTCCCCCGCCCCGGCCCCCGACGCGGCCGCCCCGGGTCCCGCCTGACCGGTTCGCGCCCGGCCGGGCGCGGGCGGGCGCCGGGCGTCAGGCCCCGTCCACCCCGGCCGACTCGAACCGCCAGCGGTGCACCGCCCGCGTGATCAGGTCGGCCGCCGGTTCGGGGATCTCGGGCAGGTCGGCCGCCACCCCCTCGGGCGCCTCCCACCAGGTGATGACGAGCACCCGGTCCTGCGGCGCCCGGAAGACCTCGCGGCGCACCGGCTCGCGGGCCAGTACCTGCGCACGGGCCCACTCCAGCAGTTCGTTGCCCCGGCCGTCCGCGGCGCGGGCCTCCCACATCAGCGCGACGGTGCTCATGAGTACAGGTTGTCCTTGCCGGCCTCGTGCGCGTGCGTGTGGTCGTGGGAGTGACCGTGGCCGTGGCCGGGCGCGTCGCCCCCGTGCCCGGCGCCCGGCACGTGCGGGTCGGTGACCGGCAGCGAGGAGTCCGCCGACAGGTCCCAGTCCGAGGCCGGCCGGTTCCGCCTGACCATCTCCGCGCCCAGCGCGGCCACCATCGCGCCGTTGTCCGTGCACAGCTTCGGCCGCGGCACCCGCAGCACGATGCCCGCGTCGTCGCACCGCTCCTGGGCGAGCGAGCGCAGCCGGGAGTTGGCCGCCACACCGCCGCCGATCATCAGGTGGTCGACGCCCTCGTCCTTGCAGGCCCGGATCGCCTTGCGCGTCAGCACGTCGACGACGGCCTCCTGGAAGGACGCCGCCACGTCGCGCACCGGCACCTCCTCCCCGGCCTTCCGCTTCGCCTCGATCCAGCGGGCCACGGCCGTCTTGAGGCCGGAGAAGGAGAAGTCGTACGCCGCGTCGCGCGGCCCGGTCAGCCCGCGCGGGAAGTTGATGGCCCCCGGGTCGCCCTCGCGCGCGAGGCGGTCGATGACCGGTCCGCCCGGGAAGCCCAGCTGGAGCACGCGCGCGATCTTGTCGAAGGCCTCGCCGGCGGCGTCGTCGATGGTCGCGCCGAGCGGCCGCACGTCGGAGGTGATGTCGGGGGCCAGCAGCAGCGAGGAGTGGCCGCCGGAGACCAGCAGGGCCATGGTGGGCTCGGGCAGCGGCCCGTGCTCCAGCTGGTCGACGCAGATGTGCGAGGCGAGGTGGTTCACGCCGTACAGCGGCTTGCCCAGGGCGTAGGCGTACGCCTTGGCGGCCGAGACGCCCACGAGCAGGGCGCCGGCGAGCCCGGGGCCGGCGGTCACCGCGATGCCGTCGAGGTCGCGGGGGCTGACCCCGGCCTCCTTGAGGGCGCGCTCGATGGTCGGGACCATCGCCTCCAGGTGGGCGCGCGAGGCGACCTCGGGGACGACGCCGCCGAAGCGGGCGTGCTCGTCGACGCTCGACGCGATGGCGTCCGCGAGCAGGGTGGTGCCGCGGACGACGCCGACGCCGGTCTCGTCGCAGGAGGTCTCGATTCCGAGGACGAGCGGTTCGTCAGCCATTGCTCTCACTGCTCTCAGTTCTCGCTTGTGCGGGGTCGGTCAGTCGCATGACGAGCGCGTCGACGTTGCCGGGCTGGTAGTAGCCGCGGCGGAAGCCGATGGGCTCGAAGCCGAAGCGCTCGTAGAGCTTCTGGGCGCGGGTGTTGTCCACCCGTACCTCCAGCAGCACCTCGGCGCACTCGAAGGCGGTGGCCGCGCGCAGCAGCTCGGTCAGCAGCCGGGCGCCGAGCCCGGTGCCCCACTGGTCGCGCGCGGCCGCGATGGTCTGTACGTCGGCCAGGTCGCCGGCGGCGGCCAGCCCGGCGTAGCCCACCAGGCGGCCGGACCCGTCTTCGGCGACGAGGTAGCGGCGGGTGGCGTGCGGGCCGCGGGCGTGGGCCAGCTCGGACCAGAACATGCCGGCGGACCAGGCGTCGTCGGGGAAGAGCTCGTGCTCCAGCTCCAGCACGGGGTCGATGTCCCACCAGCGCATCTCGCGCAGGACGGCACCCGGGGCTGCGGGGTCGGCGGGGGCCGTCACTGCGGGGTGACCACCTTGTAGTTCTTGGGGACCTGCGCGTCGGGCCGGCGCAGGTAGAGGGGGGTGGGCGGGAGGAACGCGCCGCCGGTGGCCAGCCGGTGGGCGGCCAGGGCCGCGAGGGCGGCGGCCGACTGGTGCTCGGGGTCGCGCGCGTCCGGGAAGACCTCGGGGTAGAGGCGGGCGCCCTGGCCGACGGCGGGCAGGCCGGCGACCTGGGCGGCGATGTCGGCGGGGCGGTCCACGGCCGGTTCGCCGACGCGCGTGAGCGGGTCCTCGTACCGGGCCCAGTAGACCTCCTTGCGGCGCGCGTCGGTGGCGACGGCGAAGGGGCCCTCGATCCCGGCGGCCCCGGCGGCGTACGCGAGTCCGTCGAGGGTGCACAGGCCGTGCACCGGCACGCCGAGGACGGCGGCGAAGGTGGTGGCGGTGACCAGGCCGACGCGCAGCCCGGTGTAGGGGCCGGGTCCGACGCCGACGACGATGCCGGTGACGGCGTCGAGCGCGAGCCCGGCCCCGGCGAGGACCCGGTCCACGGCGGGCAGCAGGAGCTCCCCGTGGCGGCGGGCGTCGACCTGGTGGGATTCGGCGAGGACGGACGCGCCGTCGTGCAGGGCGACGGTGACGGCGGGCGTGGCGGTATCTACAGCGAGCAAGAGCACGCGAACAGCCTACGACTCCGGGGCCCCGGCCCCTTGCGGCCGGTCGCGGAGCGGACCTGCTGCTACCTTTCGACCGAGGACCCACCGGGGGTCGGGCGCGGAAAGGCGGAGCAAGGTGGCACGCAGCAGCTCGGGAATCGTGGCCGGGCTCACGGCCGCGGCAATCGTTGCCGTCGGCTTCCTCGGCTACCAGGCCTCCGCGACGGCGCCGGCGGCGCCGGTCCGGGCGGTCGCACCGCCGACCCCCGCTCCGAGCCCGCCCGCCGCCAAGCAGGACCCGGCGAAGCCCGCGCCCGTGCCGGAAGGTTCCGGCACCGGGGTGCGGGTCGTCTACTCGGTGGGCCAGAAGCGGGTGTGGCTGGTGGGCGAGGCGACGCAGCCGGTGAAGTCGTTCACGGTGGTGCCGAGCACGGTGCACCCGAAGCCGGGCAGCTACCCGGTCAGCTCGCGGTCGGGCGCCGTGACGGGCTCGGACGGGGTGCCGATCGAGCACGTCGTGCGGTTCGCGAGCACGGACGGGGTGGCGGTGGGCTTCAGTGCCCGCGCGGACGGCCAGACCCCGGAGCCGGACCCGTCGAAGAAGACCGGCGGCATCCGCATGACCCGCGCGGACGGCGACGCGATGTGGGCGTTCGCGACGATCAGCTCGAAGATCGTCGTCGTTCCCTGACGCGACCCGTCCCCGCCCGTGCGTTCCGGCGCCGCGCCGGTCCGGTCCCCTTTCACCCGGACGTGCTACTCAGGCCGCTTCGGATTCCGGAGCGGCCTGTCGGCGTACGGCGGCCCGCGGTGCCTCCTCGTCCGGCGCGGGCCGGCGCGCGGGCGGCGTCGAGACCGCCGTGGCGGCCAGCCCGGCGGCGAGCAGCGCCCGCATCGGGACGGCGGACGGGCGGGGTTCGCGCGGTGCTCCTGCTGGTGCCGGCATGGCTGCCTCCTGGACCCTGGCACGTCGGACTCAACCGAACTTAGGCATACCTAAGAAACTCTCGGTACCATGTCATCACGAGCGCCGCCACCAACGCAATATCTTGCCGACGAGTTGTCGGTACGTTGTCGCCGGACCGGCCCGGAAACGCCGTCCGCCGGGCCCTCGCACGGGCCGGGCGCCGGCGCCCGGCCCGGTCCGGGCGATCCGGGTGCTACTCCGACGCCGCTCCGGCCAGGGCTTCCAGGCCCGCGCCGGCGCTCCAGCGCGCGCCGATGCCGCGGACCGAGACCTGCCGTACGTCGTCCAGGACCTCCTCGTGGCCGACCGCCCGCCGGATCACCACGTGCAGCCGGTCGTCGGAGAGCTCCTCGACCTTGCCGTCGCCCCACTCCACGACGACCACGGACTCGGGCAGCGAGACGTCGAGGTCCAGGTCCTCCATCTCGTCCAGCCCGCCGCCCAGGCGGTACGCGTCCACGTGCACCAGCGCCGGCCCGCCGCCCAGCGGCGGGTGGACGCGGGCGATGACGAAGGTCGGCGAGGTGACCGCCCCGCGCACGTCCAGGCCCTCGCCGAGCCCGCGCGTCAGGGTGGTCTTGCCGGCGCCCAGCTCGCCGGTCAGCAGCACGAGGTCGCCGGGGCGCAGCAGCCCCGCGATCCTGCGGCCCAGCCCGCGCATCGCGTCCGGGGAGTCGACGGTGATCAGGGTCTCGGCGCGGACGCCGGCCTCAGGTGCCGGCGCCGGGTCGCGCGGCGCTTCCAGCGGTACTTCTTCCATGCCCGCCAACGTTAGCCGCTGGCGCGCCCGGCACGACGCCGGTGCGCGCGAGCAGTTCGGTGATCAGGCGCGTCACCGTCTCGGGCTGCTCCAGCATCATCAGGTGGCCGGCGGATTCCAGGACCACGAGGTCGGCGCCGGGCAGCGCTTCCTTGATGGCCTCGCTGTGCGCCAGCGGGGTGATCATGTCCCGGTCGCCGGCGATGACCGTCACCGGGACGTCGGCGAACCGGCGCAGCGCGGTGGTCTTGTCGTGCGTCTGGAAGGCCGGGTAGAACTCGGCGACCACGTCGATCGGGGTGGCCTCGATGAGCCGCTCGGCGAAGCGCGCCACGCCCGGATCGACGTCCCGGGAGCCGAACGAGTACATCTTGATCATGCCGGCGAACAGGTCGGCGGTGGCCCGGCGGCCCTTCTCGACCAGCTCCACCTGGGAGCCGAGCGCCTTGAGCACCCCGGGCAGCAGCCGGCGGACGGCGCCGAACCCGGCCGAGGGCAGCCCGTACGTCACCTCGGCGAGGCGGCCGCTGGACGTGCCGACGAGGACCACGCCCGCGACGCGGTCGCGGACGAGGCCGGGGAACTGGTCGGCCAGTCCCATGACGGTCATGCCGCCCATCGAATGGCCGACGAGGATCAGCGGGCCCTCGGGGGCGGTGGCGTCGAGGACGGCCTTCAGGTCGCGGCCGAGCTGCTCGATGGTGATCGGTTCGCCGTCCGCCTGGGCGCGGCCGCGCCCGCTGCGGCCGTGGCTGCGCTGGTCCCAGTAGACGGCGCGGACGGTTCCGCGCAGGGCGGCGCGCTGGAAGTGCCAGGAGTCCTGGCCGAGGCAGTACCCGTGGCAGAAGACGACGGTGGCCGGGGGCGCCGGCGCGTGGCCCGGCCGCCGTGCGGGGGTCCCGTCGTCCGGCAGTTCGTCGGTCTCGTAGTACAGCTCGGTGCCGTCCTCGGCCCGGCAGGTGCCCTCGGTGCCGCGCAGGGAGCCGTAGTCGCCGGCGGCGTCGAGGGCCAGGCGCGCCTTCATGCGCATGCCGCGCCCCACCGTGATCCGCTCGACCGCCACGCCGGCCGCGGCGCCCGCGGCCAGCACGCCGAGGGCGGCGCCGGCCCAGCCGGCCTTGCG
Above is a window of Streptomyces subrutilus DNA encoding:
- a CDS encoding polysaccharide deacetylase family protein, which translates into the protein MKYARRLVAGTLAAGALALSLTGCGDSVDPIERLGRKTTQEAPEPGSGTPSAAPSGTPSGAAGTASDEAYRKWGLEAPVAYAPKPARKPQLPTAGPGRAPVVDRIPVAPDDKVVFLTFDDGAEKDPEFLEMAADLKLPISMFLTDNVASADYGHFEKLRDNGSASTINNHTLTHPNLRTLSFAAQKHEICGQQERLEKRFGTRPTLMRPPFGNYNDDTLRAASECGVAHVVLWRVSMQINNFQYAEGSALKPGDIVLAHFRGPSELKGATETRMTARMLQRIQEQGYRIGRLEDYL
- a CDS encoding polysaccharide deacetylase family protein, which encodes MAVAALLVAALGTACGSADSGAPDKAEKAKAEKAAGAAGALGAAEKAKAAQQARVVAAKKWRLLKTPLTAPPAPKEKPEISTRDGFEVEDQEEYPPVFTTIPTEDKVVFLTIDDGAEKDPEFLKMMKELKIPYTAFLSDYVVNDNYPYFKEMQAAGVTLNNHTLNHRYMPALSYDKQREEICGQQDTLQKVFGKRPTLFRPPYGNYNQDTLRAAKSCGIKAVPLWNAEAFTNRMDYREWDRDLHPGDIILTHFRGKEDWKGTMPDMIRQVMKTVTDKGYAVARLEDYL
- a CDS encoding class I SAM-dependent methyltransferase, which translates into the protein MDPVTPEDFAALLTPEGTALLDALRDHDPARELALATRLRRDHPAALVSAALGQARLRQRAVAKFGAQDAFRMYFTSGGGEMATRASVAAHRAERFAALGVRSVADLCCGIGGDALALARLGIRVLAVDRDPLTVAVARANARALGLADLIEVREADVTDVDVSAYDAVFVDPARRGGRGRVFDPEGYSPPLSWAVRTARTARYAAIKIAPGIPHDAVPAEAEAEWISDQGDVKEAVLWFGTAPGTVRATLLPGPRALHTADPLPDPAAGPVGRWLYEPDGAVIRAHLVAEVAAQLDGRLIDPTIAYVTADALRATPYATAYEITDVLPFGLKKLKALLRERGVGILTVKKRGSAIEPEELRRKVKPQGPNSATVFLTRVAGAPSMLIGSPAPAPDAAAPGPA
- the tsaD gene encoding tRNA (adenosine(37)-N6)-threonylcarbamoyltransferase complex transferase subunit TsaD, with product MADEPLVLGIETSCDETGVGVVRGTTLLADAIASSVDEHARFGGVVPEVASRAHLEAMVPTIERALKEAGVSPRDLDGIAVTAGPGLAGALLVGVSAAKAYAYALGKPLYGVNHLASHICVDQLEHGPLPEPTMALLVSGGHSSLLLAPDITSDVRPLGATIDDAAGEAFDKIARVLQLGFPGGPVIDRLAREGDPGAINFPRGLTGPRDAAYDFSFSGLKTAVARWIEAKRKAGEEVPVRDVAASFQEAVVDVLTRKAIRACKDEGVDHLMIGGGVAANSRLRSLAQERCDDAGIVLRVPRPKLCTDNGAMVAALGAEMVRRNRPASDWDLSADSSLPVTDPHVPGAGHGGDAPGHGHGHSHDHTHAHEAGKDNLYS
- the rimI gene encoding ribosomal protein S18-alanine N-acetyltransferase produces the protein MRWWDIDPVLELEHELFPDDAWSAGMFWSELAHARGPHATRRYLVAEDGSGRLVGYAGLAAAGDLADVQTIAAARDQWGTGLGARLLTELLRAATAFECAEVLLEVRVDNTRAQKLYERFGFEPIGFRRGYYQPGNVDALVMRLTDPAQARTESSESNG
- the tsaB gene encoding tRNA (adenosine(37)-N6)-threonylcarbamoyltransferase complex dimerization subunit type 1 TsaB, whose product is MLLLAVDTATPAVTVALHDGASVLAESHQVDARRHGELLLPAVDRVLAGAGLALDAVTGIVVGVGPGPYTGLRVGLVTATTFAAVLGVPVHGLCTLDGLAYAAGAAGIEGPFAVATDARRKEVYWARYEDPLTRVGEPAVDRPADIAAQVAGLPAVGQGARLYPEVFPDARDPEHQSAAALAALAAHRLATGGAFLPPTPLYLRRPDAQVPKNYKVVTPQ
- the tsaE gene encoding tRNA (adenosine(37)-N6)-threonylcarbamoyltransferase complex ATPase subunit type 1 TsaE, coding for MEEVPLEAPRDPAPAPEAGVRAETLITVDSPDAMRGLGRRIAGLLRPGDLVLLTGELGAGKTTLTRGLGEGLDVRGAVTSPTFVIARVHPPLGGGPALVHVDAYRLGGGLDEMEDLDLDVSLPESVVVVEWGDGKVEELSDDRLHVVIRRAVGHEEVLDDVRQVSVRGIGARWSAGAGLEALAGAASE
- a CDS encoding alpha/beta fold hydrolase, with the protein product MSENWRKAGWAGAALGVLAAGAAAGVAVERITVGRGMRMKARLALDAAGDYGSLRGTEGTCRAEDGTELYYETDELPDDGTPARRPGHAPAPPATVVFCHGYCLGQDSWHFQRAALRGTVRAVYWDQRSHGRSGRGRAQADGEPITIEQLGRDLKAVLDATAPEGPLILVGHSMGGMTVMGLADQFPGLVRDRVAGVVLVGTSSGRLAEVTYGLPSAGFGAVRRLLPGVLKALGSQVELVEKGRRATADLFAGMIKMYSFGSRDVDPGVARFAERLIEATPIDVVAEFYPAFQTHDKTTALRRFADVPVTVIAGDRDMITPLAHSEAIKEALPGADLVVLESAGHLMMLEQPETVTRLITELLARTGVVPGAPAANVGGHGRSTAGSAARPGAGT